A region from the uncultured Draconibacterium sp. genome encodes:
- the moaA gene encoding GTP 3',8-cyclase MoaA: protein MYDRFNRHINYLRISVTDRCNFRCEYCMPAEGLPLKKHDDILSFNEIYDVVKAGTELGIRKIRITGGEPLVRKDLPVLIKKLAAIPEIEDIGMTTNGVLLPRYAKQLKAAGLKRVNISLDTLNPEKFRKITRIGNLQDVLKGIDAALEAELLPVKINVVRIPGENEEDEDAIRAFCTKKGLKLRFIRQMDLRTGEFYAVEGGAGGICQICNRLRLTADGDIVPCLHAGLRYNIRKLGIKEAYKQALQNKPEKGIGTESHDFSNIGG from the coding sequence ATGTACGACCGCTTTAACCGACATATAAATTACCTGCGCATTTCGGTTACCGACCGCTGTAACTTCAGGTGCGAATATTGCATGCCTGCTGAAGGTTTACCGTTAAAAAAACATGATGACATACTATCGTTTAATGAGATTTATGATGTGGTAAAAGCCGGAACAGAACTGGGTATTCGCAAAATAAGAATAACCGGGGGCGAACCACTGGTGCGTAAAGACCTACCCGTTCTGATAAAAAAACTGGCCGCTATTCCCGAAATTGAAGATATAGGCATGACCACCAATGGCGTGTTGTTACCGCGTTACGCCAAACAACTTAAAGCAGCGGGGCTAAAACGTGTAAACATCAGCCTCGACACTTTAAACCCCGAAAAATTTAGAAAAATAACCCGTATTGGAAATTTACAGGATGTTTTAAAAGGCATTGATGCAGCGCTGGAAGCAGAGCTTCTTCCGGTAAAAATAAACGTTGTACGCATACCTGGAGAAAACGAAGAAGATGAAGATGCCATACGTGCCTTTTGCACAAAGAAAGGACTAAAACTGCGCTTTATCAGGCAAATGGATTTACGCACCGGCGAGTTTTACGCCGTTGAAGGCGGTGCAGGTGGAATTTGCCAAATTTGTAACCGACTGCGGCTTACAGCCGATGGCGATATTGTGCCCTGCCTGCATGCCGGATTACGCTACAACATCCGCAAGCTGGGCATTAAAGAAGCCTACAAACAGGCACTACAAAACAAACCTGAAAAAGGAATAGGAACCGAATCGCACGATTTTTCAAATATTGGAGGATAA
- a CDS encoding molybdopterin molybdotransferase MoeA — protein MNQFEIIQDKIKQLTPCYLTEKVGLENVYNRILQENVIADMHMPPFNKSAMDGYACRYEDIANNLEVLEVINAGKMATNKVGKNQCVKIMTGAAVPAECDCVFMVEDAEKIGKNKVRCNNQKTKKNICYQGEDYKKGEQLLSKGTIINISQMAVLAGAGYSEVVVSKQPRVTVIATGSELVAPEQKPNPGQIRNSNSSQVIAQLKKMNLNVVASLQLKDDYDIITEQFNNALETSDFVILTGGASVGDFDFIPEILQKQNFNIFWKYTGIKPGNPMTCSEKNGKYVFGLSGNPVSSLVQFELIAKPVIYKLLGAEYAPMRIKAQLNFDYRRKKADRLAIVPVLINDQGKIQEIPFHGSAHINALTMANALLEIPLGISTINSGEFGYVRPL, from the coding sequence ATGAATCAGTTTGAAATTATTCAGGATAAAATAAAACAGCTTACCCCTTGTTACTTAACCGAAAAAGTAGGCTTGGAGAATGTTTATAACCGAATTTTGCAGGAAAATGTAATTGCCGATATGCACATGCCTCCTTTTAACAAATCGGCCATGGATGGCTATGCCTGCCGATACGAGGATATTGCCAATAACCTGGAGGTGCTTGAGGTAATAAATGCCGGTAAAATGGCTACAAATAAGGTGGGAAAAAACCAATGCGTAAAAATAATGACCGGAGCCGCCGTTCCTGCCGAATGCGATTGTGTTTTTATGGTGGAAGATGCAGAGAAAATTGGTAAAAACAAGGTACGCTGCAACAATCAGAAAACAAAGAAAAATATTTGTTACCAGGGCGAAGATTATAAAAAAGGAGAGCAACTTTTATCCAAAGGCACAATAATAAACATTTCTCAGATGGCCGTACTGGCCGGAGCCGGTTATTCCGAGGTGGTGGTTTCAAAACAACCCCGCGTAACGGTAATTGCTACCGGAAGCGAGCTGGTTGCACCGGAACAAAAACCCAACCCGGGGCAAATCCGCAACAGTAATTCCAGCCAGGTAATTGCGCAGTTAAAAAAAATGAACCTGAATGTGGTAGCATCGCTTCAACTTAAAGATGATTATGACATTATTACAGAACAATTTAACAATGCCCTCGAAACGAGCGACTTTGTGATATTAACAGGTGGCGCTTCGGTTGGTGATTTTGATTTTATTCCCGAAATATTACAAAAACAAAATTTTAATATTTTTTGGAAATACACCGGAATAAAACCGGGCAACCCAATGACCTGCTCCGAAAAAAACGGCAAATATGTTTTTGGCCTTTCCGGAAACCCGGTTTCATCGCTGGTACAATTTGAATTGATTGCCAAACCGGTAATCTACAAACTTTTGGGAGCAGAATATGCCCCCATGCGCATAAAAGCACAACTGAATTTTGATTACAGGCGCAAAAAAGCCGATCGCCTGGCCATTGTGCCGGTGTTAATTAATGACCAAGGAAAAATTCAGGAAATACCATTTCACGGATCGGCACACATTAATGCCCTAACCATGGCCAATGCGCTGCTTGAAATACCATTGGGCATATCAACAATTAATTCGGGAGAATTTGGCTATGTACGACCGCTTTAA
- the moaC gene encoding cyclic pyranopterin monophosphate synthase MoaC, which produces MNQLSHINSEGKANMVDVGHKPQQVRTAKASGFIQLQPATIGLIKNSLIKKGDVLTIAEIAGIQAAKETSRLIPLCHPLQLTKVEVKAEVKEHGVEVKSMTKCIGQTGVEMEALTAVNMALLTIYDMCKAVDKTMCINNIKLDFKEKI; this is translated from the coding sequence ATGAACCAGTTATCGCACATAAACAGTGAAGGAAAAGCCAATATGGTTGATGTTGGCCATAAACCGCAACAGGTTAGAACAGCTAAAGCATCAGGTTTTATTCAATTGCAGCCTGCAACTATCGGGCTTATAAAAAATAGCCTGATAAAAAAAGGCGATGTGCTTACCATAGCCGAAATTGCAGGAATACAGGCAGCCAAAGAAACATCGCGCCTTATTCCGCTTTGCCATCCCCTGCAACTTACTAAAGTTGAGGTGAAAGCCGAAGTTAAGGAACACGGCGTTGAGGTAAAAAGTATGACAAAATGCATTGGGCAAACAGGGGTGGAAATGGAAGCCCTAACCGCCGTCAACATGGCTTTACTTACCATTTATGATATGTGCAAGGCCGTGGATAAAACAATGTGTATCAACAATATAAAACTCGACTTTAAAGAAAAAATCTAA
- a CDS encoding TlpA disulfide reductase family protein, translating into MKKILSLFFLLLAVLSGIAQISELPQQEIPTDYGYIVEIGQQMPDITMELTNGTKVSTADLKGKVVMLQFTASWCSVCRKEMPHIEKEIWQKHKNNKDFALIGIDMDEPLEKVKAFQETMQTTYPLALDPGAEIFYTFAAKGAGVTRNVIIDKTGKIVYLTRLFKEDEFREMVEVIDFLVEKQQQ; encoded by the coding sequence ATGAAAAAAATACTTTCCCTGTTTTTTCTTCTACTTGCGGTGCTATCCGGAATTGCCCAAATATCGGAATTGCCTCAACAAGAAATTCCCACCGATTACGGCTACATTGTAGAAATTGGCCAGCAAATGCCCGATATTACCATGGAACTTACCAACGGCACGAAAGTTTCAACCGCCGATTTAAAAGGAAAAGTAGTTATGCTTCAGTTTACCGCCAGCTGGTGCTCGGTATGCCGAAAAGAAATGCCTCATATTGAAAAAGAGATTTGGCAAAAACATAAAAACAACAAAGACTTTGCCTTGATTGGAATTGACATGGACGAACCCCTGGAAAAAGTGAAAGCATTCCAGGAAACCATGCAAACAACTTACCCCCTGGCTCTCGATCCTGGCGCAGAGATTTTTTACACTTTTGCCGCCAAAGGTGCCGGTGTTACCCGAAATGTTATCATCGATAAAACAGGAAAAATTGTATACCTCACTCGCCTTTTCAAAGAAGATGAGTTTCGGGAAATGGTTGAGGTGATTGATTTTTTAGTAGAAAAACAGCAGCAATAA
- a CDS encoding C40 family peptidase: MNYGISNLSIIPVRLEPSEKSEMVTQILFGEHFEMREQMVGWTNVKLAYDGYEGWVDTKMITPINGRTLSKIENSATAVTSDIITIVPVNEEQNLMLVAGSTLPVWRPYLKQFSVTQETYLSTGEIIYGELKNPREIAIQQALKYFNAPYLWGGRTPFGVDCSGFTQIIYKMIGIKLPRDASQQVKIGTAMSFVDEAEPGDLAFFDDEEGNIVHVGVIWKRNKIIHASGQVRIDNVDQFGIFNIDTQRYTHKMRVMKKIIV, encoded by the coding sequence ATGAACTACGGCATTTCCAATTTAAGTATTATTCCGGTAAGGCTCGAGCCGTCTGAAAAAAGCGAAATGGTTACCCAAATTCTTTTTGGCGAGCATTTTGAAATGCGCGAACAGATGGTAGGCTGGACTAACGTGAAACTGGCCTACGATGGTTACGAAGGTTGGGTAGATACAAAAATGATTACGCCAATTAATGGCCGTACTTTAAGTAAAATTGAGAATAGTGCTACAGCCGTGACATCTGATATTATTACCATAGTGCCGGTTAACGAAGAGCAAAACCTGATGCTGGTTGCCGGAAGTACCTTGCCGGTTTGGCGTCCGTATTTAAAACAGTTTTCGGTAACACAGGAAACCTACTTGTCAACAGGTGAAATAATTTATGGTGAGCTAAAAAATCCGAGGGAAATAGCTATACAGCAAGCATTAAAATATTTTAATGCGCCTTATTTGTGGGGTGGACGCACACCATTTGGAGTAGATTGCAGCGGGTTTACGCAGATTATTTATAAAATGATTGGCATAAAATTACCACGCGATGCCAGCCAACAGGTTAAAATTGGTACGGCCATGAGTTTTGTTGATGAGGCAGAACCCGGAGACCTTGCTTTTTTTGACGATGAAGAAGGCAATATTGTTCACGTTGGCGTTATCTGGAAACGAAATAAAATAATTCATGCATCAGGGCAGGTGCGTATCGATAATGTCGATCAGTTTGGAATTTTTAACATCGATACGCAACGTTATACCCACAAAATGCGTGTAATGAAAAAAATAATAGTGTAA
- the purU gene encoding formyltetrahydrofolate deformylase: MKTIKPLREKKDTAILLIHCPDKQGILATVTEFLNKNKGNIIYLDQHVDRQEKIFYMRVEWELEDFAIPADKIGEYFDTLIGSPLQMNWKIYFSNAVPRMALYVSKMPHCLFDILARYTAGEWDVEIPLIISNHETLKPVAERFGIDFHYFPINQENKARQEAAELKLMKEHKIDFVVLARYMQILSEDFVKALPNKIINIHHSFLPAFAGAKPYHAAHERGVKIIGATSHYVTSELDAGPIIEQDVTRCSHIDTVQKLVRKGRDLEKIVLSQAVYKHLQRKILVYKNRTVVFN; this comes from the coding sequence ATGAAAACAATAAAGCCACTTCGAGAAAAAAAGGACACAGCTATTTTGCTGATTCACTGCCCCGATAAACAAGGAATTCTGGCCACCGTAACCGAGTTTCTGAATAAAAACAAAGGAAATATTATCTACCTCGATCAGCATGTAGACCGACAAGAGAAAATATTTTATATGCGTGTGGAATGGGAATTGGAAGATTTTGCCATTCCGGCAGATAAAATTGGCGAATATTTCGACACGCTGATTGGAAGCCCGTTACAAATGAACTGGAAAATTTATTTCTCGAATGCTGTGCCACGTATGGCCCTGTATGTTTCGAAAATGCCACATTGTTTATTCGATATTTTAGCGCGCTACACGGCCGGCGAATGGGATGTTGAAATTCCGCTTATCATTAGTAACCACGAAACATTAAAACCGGTGGCCGAACGTTTTGGCATCGACTTTCATTATTTTCCCATTAACCAGGAAAATAAAGCCCGGCAAGAAGCTGCTGAATTAAAATTAATGAAGGAACACAAAATAGACTTTGTGGTGTTGGCCAGGTACATGCAAATTCTGTCGGAAGATTTTGTAAAAGCCCTACCCAATAAAATTATCAATATTCATCATTCGTTTTTACCCGCATTTGCAGGTGCCAAACCCTACCACGCTGCGCACGAAAGGGGAGTTAAAATTATTGGAGCAACAAGCCACTATGTTACTTCTGAACTGGATGCCGGGCCAATAATTGAGCAGGATGTTACCCGGTGCAGCCATATCGACACGGTACAAAAACTGGTTAGAAAAGGTCGCGACCTCGAAAAAATTGTGCTTTCGCAGGCGGTGTACAAACACCTGCAACGTAAAATTTTAGTCTACAAAAACAGAACTGTAGTGTTTAATTAA
- a CDS encoding NUDIX hydrolase gives MYTYTYPRAALTVDAIVFVKKQNSVSVLLIERGREPFKNKWALPGGFIDMDETLEASCIRELKEETGLELDAMEQFRAYDAINRDPRHRTISVVFAAQLNKEQAVVGSDDAAQARWFSMNELPELAFDHAQILADYFAPEF, from the coding sequence ATGTACACTTATACTTATCCGCGCGCAGCGCTTACGGTTGACGCCATTGTTTTTGTAAAAAAACAAAACTCTGTTTCGGTTTTATTAATTGAACGAGGTCGCGAACCATTCAAAAATAAGTGGGCTCTTCCGGGAGGTTTTATTGATATGGATGAAACCCTTGAGGCCTCGTGTATTCGTGAGTTAAAGGAAGAAACCGGCCTTGAGCTTGATGCAATGGAACAGTTTCGTGCGTACGATGCTATTAATCGCGATCCCCGACACCGAACTATCTCAGTGGTGTTTGCCGCGCAATTAAACAAAGAGCAAGCAGTGGTTGGTAGCGACGATGCTGCGCAAGCCAGGTGGTTTTCAATGAATGAATTACCGGAGCTTGCCTTTGATCATGCTCAAATACTTGCCGATTATTTTGCCCCTGAATTTTAG
- the hisC gene encoding histidinol-phosphate transaminase: protein MELNKLLRKNIQNLKPYSSARDEYTGDAMVFLDANENPFNEPYNRYPDPLQKMVKEKIAVLKKTDAQHIFLGNGSDEPIDLLIRAFCEPGEDNIVTIDPTYGMYQVAADISGVELRKVSLTDSFELNINDLLGACDKNTKLVFLCSPNNPTGNSLRKEAMLELANNFEGIVVVDEAYIDFAPGKTLLPELEHYPNLVILQTFSKAWGMAGIRLGMAFAGTAIIDVLNKIKYPYNLNILTQEKAMELLDKKVSVQKWVKLLIAEREKMEKLLVDFPFVVKVYPSDANFLLVKMHDAPGIYNYLVEEGIIVRNRSTVHLCANSLRITIGNSEENEALLGALKKLI from the coding sequence ATGGAACTAAATAAGCTTCTGCGAAAAAATATACAAAACTTAAAACCCTACTCCTCTGCCCGCGACGAATACACCGGCGATGCGATGGTTTTTCTCGATGCCAACGAAAATCCGTTTAACGAACCCTATAACCGCTACCCCGATCCTTTACAGAAAATGGTAAAAGAAAAAATTGCGGTTCTAAAAAAAACGGATGCACAACATATTTTTTTAGGAAACGGAAGCGACGAACCGATTGATTTGCTGATTCGTGCCTTTTGTGAGCCAGGTGAAGATAATATTGTAACAATAGATCCAACCTACGGAATGTACCAGGTTGCCGCTGATATTTCGGGGGTTGAATTACGAAAAGTTTCGCTTACCGATAGTTTTGAATTAAACATTAACGACCTGCTTGGTGCTTGCGATAAAAACACCAAGCTTGTTTTTCTGTGCTCGCCCAATAACCCCACCGGCAACAGCCTGAGAAAAGAAGCCATGCTTGAACTGGCCAATAATTTTGAAGGAATTGTTGTGGTTGATGAAGCATACATTGATTTTGCCCCCGGCAAAACCTTGCTGCCCGAGTTGGAACACTACCCCAACCTGGTTATTTTGCAAACCTTCTCAAAAGCCTGGGGAATGGCAGGTATTCGTTTGGGAATGGCTTTTGCCGGCACAGCTATTATCGACGTTTTAAACAAAATAAAATATCCGTACAACCTGAACATTCTTACACAAGAGAAGGCGATGGAACTGCTCGATAAGAAGGTTAGCGTACAGAAATGGGTAAAACTACTGATTGCCGAACGCGAAAAAATGGAGAAGCTCCTTGTTGATTTTCCTTTTGTAGTTAAGGTTTACCCTTCTGATGCCAATTTTTTATTGGTAAAAATGCACGATGCTCCGGGTATTTATAATTATCTGGTTGAAGAAGGTATAATTGTGCGTAATCGTTCAACAGTTCATTTGTGCGCCAACAGTTTACGAATTACGATTGGTAATTCTGAAGAAAATGAAGCGCTGCTTGGAGCATTAAAAAAATTAATTTAA
- a CDS encoding molybdenum cofactor synthesis domain-containing protein, which translates to MKNTCKIKSLNSSEKKGTIKIPKKEITLTPEGVEHDAHAGKWHRQVSLLAAESISSFEGELGRKINFGEFAENITTEGFPVHQTKPFDRFKNNNVELEVTQIGKKCHGDNCEIFKLAGKCVMPKEGIFCRVISPGKLTENDELEYLPKTFRVKVITLSDRAFQGVYKDKSGPLIEKLSKDWFVAEKYACETHRTVIPDEADLLTVELEKAMQQNFDIIYTTGSTGIGPRDIAPAAISEFIDLEIPGIMDHIRLKYGAEKPNALLSRSVAGVKNKTLVFSLPGSTRAVNEYLTEIHKILMHSFLMLHGIDGH; encoded by the coding sequence ATGAAAAATACCTGCAAAATAAAATCACTTAACAGCTCAGAAAAAAAGGGAACCATAAAAATCCCGAAAAAAGAAATTACCCTTACCCCCGAAGGTGTTGAGCACGACGCACATGCCGGAAAATGGCACAGGCAGGTAAGCCTTTTGGCAGCCGAAAGCATTAGTAGTTTTGAAGGAGAATTGGGTAGGAAAATAAATTTTGGTGAATTTGCTGAAAATATAACCACTGAAGGTTTTCCGGTACACCAAACCAAACCCTTCGACCGTTTTAAAAACAACAATGTGGAACTGGAAGTAACCCAGATTGGAAAAAAATGCCACGGCGATAATTGCGAGATTTTTAAACTGGCCGGAAAATGCGTAATGCCCAAAGAAGGTATTTTTTGCAGGGTAATAAGCCCGGGAAAACTTACCGAAAATGACGAATTGGAGTACCTGCCAAAAACCTTCAGGGTGAAAGTAATTACACTTAGCGACAGAGCTTTTCAGGGAGTGTACAAAGACAAAAGCGGACCGCTGATTGAGAAACTGAGTAAAGACTGGTTCGTGGCGGAAAAATACGCTTGTGAAACCCACAGAACAGTAATTCCTGATGAAGCCGACTTGTTGACTGTAGAACTGGAAAAGGCCATGCAGCAGAACTTCGATATTATTTACACCACAGGAAGCACAGGTATTGGGCCAAGGGATATTGCTCCAGCTGCAATTTCGGAGTTTATTGATTTGGAAATTCCGGGAATTATGGACCACATCAGGCTGAAATATGGTGCAGAAAAACCCAATGCTTTGCTCAGCCGGTCGGTTGCCGGGGTAAAAAATAAAACCCTGGTATTTTCGCTACCAGGAAGCACCAGAGCGGTAAACGAATACCTCACTGAGATTCATAAAATACTGATGCATTCTTTTCTGATGCTTCACGGGATTGATGGTCACTAA
- the argB gene encoding acetylglutamate kinase, with amino-acid sequence MDRLTIIKVGGKVVEEPESLNALLDQFKRISGNKLLVHGGGRTATEIAKRLGIETKMVDGRRITDADMLEVVTMVYGGLVNKKIVAGLQARDMNAVGLTGADLGLIKAHKRPVETIDYGFVGDVDDVNAAELRMLINENVIPVIAPLTHDGKGLLLNTNADTIASEMAIELSNYFKVYLFYCFEKRGVLLDPNDDTSVIYDLDHQLFNQYKTEGVISEGMIPKLDNGFRAKAKGVQEILITNPENIATGRGTRLV; translated from the coding sequence ATGGACAGGCTGACAATTATTAAAGTAGGTGGTAAAGTAGTAGAAGAACCTGAATCGTTAAATGCTCTTTTGGATCAGTTCAAACGAATCTCGGGCAACAAGCTGCTGGTACACGGAGGTGGCCGAACAGCAACAGAAATAGCTAAACGGCTGGGGATTGAAACCAAAATGGTTGACGGACGCCGAATTACGGATGCCGATATGCTGGAAGTGGTAACAATGGTGTATGGCGGACTGGTTAATAAAAAGATTGTTGCCGGGTTGCAGGCCCGCGACATGAACGCTGTTGGACTTACCGGAGCCGACCTGGGACTAATTAAAGCACACAAACGCCCGGTTGAAACCATCGACTATGGTTTTGTTGGCGATGTTGACGATGTTAATGCGGCTGAACTTCGTATGCTGATTAATGAAAATGTAATTCCGGTGATAGCCCCCCTAACTCACGATGGTAAAGGCCTGCTGTTAAATACCAACGCCGATACCATTGCTTCGGAAATGGCCATTGAACTATCCAACTATTTTAAGGTATACTTGTTTTACTGCTTCGAAAAACGAGGCGTTTTACTCGATCCCAACGATGATACGTCGGTAATTTACGACCTCGATCATCAACTATTCAACCAATACAAAACTGAAGGTGTAATTAGCGAGGGAATGATTCCGAAACTCGACAACGGTTTTCGGGCAAAGGCCAAAGGCGTTCAGGAAATACTAATTACCAATCCTGAAAATATTGCTACCGGCCGGGGAACACGACTGGTTTGA
- the hisH gene encoding imidazole glycerol phosphate synthase subunit HisH — translation MNIVIIKYNAGNIESVNNALNRLGVNAEITADHDKIRRADKVIFPGVGEASTTMAYLRENKLDDLIVSLKQPVLGICLGLQLMCAHSEENNTQCLGIFDEKVKRFIPKPGEEFITKVPHMGWNAIKDLKSDLFTHDIENEYVYFVHSYYAEKSAHTIAACDYILPFSAALHRDNFYATQFHPEKSGTIGAKILENFLKL, via the coding sequence ATGAATATTGTAATTATAAAATACAACGCCGGAAACATCGAGTCGGTAAACAACGCGCTAAACAGACTGGGTGTTAACGCAGAAATTACTGCCGATCATGACAAAATAAGAAGAGCCGACAAGGTTATTTTCCCGGGTGTTGGCGAAGCCAGTACTACCATGGCCTACCTGCGCGAAAATAAACTTGATGATCTGATTGTTTCGTTAAAACAACCGGTGCTGGGTATTTGCCTGGGTTTGCAGCTAATGTGCGCACATTCTGAAGAAAACAACACCCAATGCCTTGGAATTTTTGACGAAAAAGTAAAACGTTTTATTCCAAAACCCGGTGAAGAATTTATAACAAAAGTTCCGCACATGGGTTGGAATGCCATAAAAGATTTAAAAAGCGACTTATTTACCCACGATATCGAAAACGAATATGTGTATTTTGTACACTCGTATTATGCCGAGAAAAGTGCACATACCATCGCTGCCTGCGACTATATTTTGCCTTTTAGCGCAGCCTTACACCGCGATAATTTCTACGCTACCCAATTCCACCCTGAAAAAAGTGGAACCATAGGTGCAAAAATCTTGGAGAACTTTCTGAAACTGTAA
- the hisB gene encoding bifunctional histidinol-phosphatase/imidazoleglycerol-phosphate dehydratase HisB codes for MKKVLFIDRDGTLNHETADEQIDAFEKLSFLPKVFRNMHNIRKNLDYELVMVTNQDGLGTASFPEDTFWPVHNFILKAFENEGVTFDEICIDRSFPHENLPTRKPGTAMLTKYLEGDYDLANSFVIGDRLTDILLAKNLGAKGIFINNGDLAEEIEKQDLTTTCALISDDWDDIYACVASPVRTTRVTRTTKETDINVWLNLDGSGVCNISTGLGFFDHMLEQIGRHSGVDLNIKVNGDLEVDEHHTIEDTALALGEAFKTAVGNKLGMERYGFCLPMDECLAMAAIDFGGRPWLVWEADFKREMVGDMPTEMFMHFFKSFSDAASCNLNIKAEGNNEHHKIEAIFKVVAKSIKMAIRRDVFNFELPSTKGKL; via the coding sequence ATGAAAAAAGTACTATTTATAGACCGCGATGGAACCTTAAACCACGAAACAGCCGACGAACAAATTGACGCATTTGAAAAGCTTAGTTTCTTGCCAAAGGTTTTCAGAAATATGCACAACATCAGAAAAAACCTCGACTACGAACTGGTTATGGTCACCAATCAGGATGGTTTAGGAACGGCTTCATTTCCGGAAGATACCTTTTGGCCGGTGCATAACTTTATTCTGAAAGCTTTTGAAAATGAAGGCGTAACTTTTGATGAAATATGTATCGACCGTAGTTTCCCACACGAAAACCTGCCAACACGTAAACCGGGTACAGCCATGCTTACAAAATACCTGGAAGGCGATTATGATTTGGCTAACAGTTTTGTAATTGGCGATAGGTTAACCGATATTTTGTTGGCCAAAAACCTGGGAGCCAAAGGCATTTTTATTAACAATGGCGACTTGGCCGAAGAAATAGAAAAACAAGACCTTACAACCACCTGCGCCTTAATTTCTGACGACTGGGATGATATTTACGCCTGCGTTGCCTCTCCGGTGCGAACAACAAGGGTAACCCGCACAACAAAAGAAACCGACATCAATGTGTGGCTAAATCTGGATGGATCTGGTGTGTGTAATATTTCAACCGGTCTGGGCTTTTTCGATCACATGCTTGAACAAATCGGACGTCATTCTGGCGTTGATTTAAATATAAAAGTAAATGGCGATCTGGAAGTTGACGAACACCATACCATTGAAGATACCGCATTGGCTCTTGGAGAAGCGTTTAAAACCGCGGTGGGCAATAAGTTGGGGATGGAACGTTATGGTTTTTGCCTGCCGATGGATGAATGCCTGGCAATGGCAGCCATTGATTTTGGTGGTCGCCCATGGCTGGTATGGGAAGCCGATTTTAAACGCGAAATGGTGGGCGATATGCCTACCGAAATGTTCATGCATTTCTTTAAATCTTTTTCAGATGCGGCCAGCTGCAACCTGAATATTAAAGCTGAAGGGAACAACGAACACCATAAAATTGAAGCAATCTTTAAGGTTGTGGCAAAATCAATAAAAATGGCTATCCGTCGCGATGTATTTAACTTTGAGTTGCCTTCAACAAAAGGAAAACTATAA